One genomic window of Actinoalloteichus hoggarensis includes the following:
- a CDS encoding TetR/AcrR family transcriptional regulator, producing the protein MAQEQSTARQRAAERAEATTGAAVRQAGRPRDMHIDAAVTAATLELLAERGYPGVGLGEVARRAGTSRPAIYRRWPGRAALVLAAVESRLDVPAPPDTGCTLCDIAESLTLFLAAYRTIRPDAYSALYAECLHDPVLHQRYLGSVIEPSRKAVRETLLRAVDRGDVRRDVDVDQLVDVIASFAHYRALFGSHLDDESAEQVVETLLRGAAVDYPALLSHSEALERRHLAADGTHQVSIDDPMRGSDRDTGAEHV; encoded by the coding sequence ATGGCCCAGGAGCAGTCGACGGCCCGACAGCGGGCAGCGGAGCGTGCCGAGGCGACCACCGGCGCCGCGGTCAGGCAGGCCGGCCGTCCTCGGGACATGCACATCGACGCCGCCGTGACCGCGGCGACGCTGGAGCTGCTGGCCGAGCGCGGCTATCCGGGAGTCGGCCTCGGCGAGGTCGCCCGCCGCGCCGGGACCTCGCGGCCCGCGATCTACCGGCGATGGCCGGGGCGAGCGGCGCTCGTGCTGGCGGCCGTCGAATCCCGGCTCGACGTGCCCGCGCCGCCGGACACCGGATGCACGCTGTGCGACATCGCCGAGAGCCTCACCCTGTTCCTCGCCGCCTACCGCACCATCCGGCCGGACGCCTACAGCGCGCTGTACGCCGAGTGCCTGCACGATCCCGTCCTGCACCAGCGGTATCTGGGCTCGGTGATCGAGCCGTCCAGGAAGGCCGTGCGCGAGACGCTCCTGCGTGCCGTCGACCGGGGGGACGTGCGCCGGGACGTCGACGTCGATCAACTGGTCGACGTCATCGCGTCCTTCGCCCACTACCGGGCGCTCTTCGGCAGCCATCTCGACGACGAGAGCGCCGAACAGGTCGTCGAGACCCTGCTGCGCGGCGCCGCCGTCGACTACCCCGCCCTCCTGTCCCACAGCGAGGCGCTGGAACGACGACACCTCGCCGCCGACGGCACCCATCAGGTGTCCATCGACGACCCGATGCGCGGCTCGGACCGAGACACGGGCGCGGAACACGTCTGA
- a CDS encoding MBL fold metallo-hydrolase — translation MTESHVNLYLVEEGDRVLLVDAGLPTSWRPLTAALTELGRRPQDIAALVLTHGHFDHLGIAERLRTELGVPVYIHENDVPLTRRPRQYTHARPLTGYLFQLAALPIVAGLVARRAWWPKPVRHVERIREQGVLPVPGSPRVLFTPGHTLGHCALHFPDRDAVIAGDAVVTLDPYRGTTGPQIVSGAATADEDRALDSLRVIAETGAGTILVGHGPPWRGGAERMVDLARRRGPS, via the coding sequence GTGACCGAGTCACACGTGAACCTCTACCTCGTCGAGGAGGGCGACCGGGTGTTGCTGGTCGACGCGGGCCTGCCCACGTCGTGGCGGCCGTTGACGGCGGCCCTGACCGAACTGGGCAGACGGCCGCAGGACATCGCGGCACTCGTGCTGACCCACGGGCACTTCGACCACCTGGGGATCGCCGAGCGGCTGCGTACCGAGCTCGGCGTGCCGGTGTACATCCACGAGAACGACGTGCCCCTGACCCGGCGTCCCCGGCAGTACACCCACGCTCGGCCGCTCACCGGCTACCTGTTCCAGCTCGCCGCGCTGCCCATCGTGGCCGGTCTGGTGGCCCGTCGGGCGTGGTGGCCGAAGCCGGTGCGTCACGTCGAACGGATTCGTGAGCAGGGCGTGCTTCCGGTGCCGGGCAGTCCGCGCGTGCTGTTCACCCCGGGGCACACGCTCGGCCACTGCGCGCTGCACTTCCCGGATCGAGACGCGGTCATCGCAGGCGATGCGGTGGTGACGCTCGATCCGTACCGGGGCACCACCGGACCGCAGATCGTCTCCGGCGCCGCGACGGCCGATGAGGACCGGGCGCTCGACTCGCTGCGGGTCATCGCCGAGACGGGCGCGGGCACGATCCTCGTCGGTCACGGCCCGCCGTGGCGTGGCGGTGCGGAGCGGATGGTCGACCTGGCTCGGCGTCGCGGCCCCTCCTGA
- a CDS encoding YbaB/EbfC family nucleoid-associated protein has protein sequence MTNPSSRQRPDLEARNAAMRETMTSLLEGIGRQTAQLKQAQEQALATTGRATSRDGLVTVQVNSAGIVTDLQLSPAAFKSSTPIKLSETIVLTMQAAARDARSQADEAFAPIMAELPDLPDVFEGAPSLKGLIPAAPEVPSRTPRADDDDDDDDESSTRAAVKDDEDEDDDDYLASRWEERYS, from the coding sequence ATGACCAACCCCTCGTCGCGGCAGCGCCCGGATCTCGAAGCTCGTAACGCCGCGATGCGAGAGACCATGACATCGCTGCTGGAAGGCATCGGCAGACAGACGGCACAGCTCAAGCAGGCTCAGGAGCAGGCTCTGGCCACGACCGGGCGGGCGACCTCACGGGACGGCCTGGTCACCGTGCAGGTCAACTCCGCGGGGATCGTCACCGATCTTCAGTTGAGCCCGGCGGCCTTCAAGTCGTCGACGCCGATCAAGCTCTCCGAGACCATCGTGCTCACCATGCAGGCCGCCGCGCGCGACGCGCGATCACAGGCCGACGAGGCCTTCGCGCCCATCATGGCCGAACTGCCGGACCTGCCGGACGTCTTCGAGGGCGCGCCCTCGCTGAAGGGCCTGATCCCGGCGGCGCCCGAGGTGCCCTCTCGCACCCCGCGAGCGGACGACGACGATGACGATGACGACGAGAGCAGCACCCGCGCCGCCGTGAAGGACGACGAGGACGAGGACGACGACGATTACCTGGCGTCCCGGTGGGAGGAGAGGTACAGCTGA
- a CDS encoding type VII secretion target: MRDDMLVDPDGVRAKSPKFAAAADRLASAFAALQSVRDAEGACWGSDESGAAFETEYNAAADEVQKGREFLDTELNATKEALDVTADQWESDDTISAANLDNAGRTL; the protein is encoded by the coding sequence ATGCGCGATGACATGCTGGTAGATCCCGACGGCGTGCGTGCCAAGTCGCCGAAGTTCGCCGCGGCCGCCGACCGCCTCGCCTCCGCGTTCGCCGCACTCCAGTCCGTTCGGGACGCCGAGGGTGCCTGTTGGGGCTCCGACGAGTCCGGCGCCGCCTTCGAGACCGAGTACAACGCCGCCGCCGACGAGGTGCAGAAGGGTCGCGAGTTCCTCGACACGGAGCTCAACGCGACCAAGGAGGCGTTGGACGTCACGGCCGACCAGTGGGAGTCGGACGACACCATCTCCGCCGCGAACCTGGACAACGCGGGAAGGACATTATGA
- a CDS encoding aspartate aminotransferase family protein, which produces MPTERAPADPARHLIRYSGSNPFLPEVIARAAGTSVFTEDGRELLDFTSGQMSAILGHSHPAIVATVREQVAHLDHLHSSMLSGPVVELGRRLAESLPDPLDKALLLTTGAEANEAAVRMAKLVTGRHEIVSFARSWHGMTLAAANATYSAGRKGYGPAAPGNFALPVPHRFHPDIVDANGELDWHRQLDLGFDLIDAQSCGSLAACLIEPILSSGGVIELPPGYLAALAEKCRERDMLLILDEAQTGLCRTGDWYAFEHDGVVPDIITLSKTLGAGLPLAAVLTSAEIEQRAYDRGFLFFTTHVNDPLPAAVGNTVLDVLVRDRLDERARQLGARLRADLDGLAARHEVVGDVRGRGLLLGMELVGDAVLGAGGADRLGAAVTRRCFELGLHMNIVALPGMGGIFRIAPPLTASDAEIARGVAVLDQALTDAAREL; this is translated from the coding sequence ATGCCTACCGAGAGAGCCCCCGCCGACCCGGCCCGCCACCTCATCCGCTACTCGGGCAGCAACCCCTTCCTGCCGGAGGTCATCGCCCGCGCCGCGGGCACCTCGGTGTTCACCGAGGACGGCCGCGAACTGCTCGACTTCACCTCAGGCCAGATGAGCGCGATCCTCGGGCACTCGCATCCGGCGATCGTGGCGACGGTCCGCGAGCAGGTCGCACATCTGGACCACCTGCACAGCAGCATGCTGAGCGGTCCGGTCGTCGAACTCGGTCGACGACTGGCCGAGAGTCTGCCCGACCCGCTGGACAAGGCCCTGCTCCTCACCACCGGGGCGGAGGCGAACGAGGCCGCGGTGCGGATGGCGAAGCTGGTCACCGGCAGGCACGAGATCGTCTCGTTCGCCCGGTCCTGGCACGGGATGACGCTGGCCGCCGCGAACGCCACCTACAGCGCGGGACGCAAGGGCTACGGACCGGCCGCGCCGGGGAACTTCGCGCTGCCCGTCCCGCACCGCTTCCACCCCGACATCGTCGACGCGAACGGCGAACTCGACTGGCACCGCCAGCTCGACCTCGGCTTCGACCTGATCGACGCCCAGTCGTGCGGCAGCCTCGCCGCCTGCCTGATCGAGCCGATCCTCAGCTCCGGCGGCGTCATCGAACTCCCGCCGGGGTACCTCGCCGCGCTCGCCGAGAAGTGTCGGGAACGCGACATGCTGCTGATCCTCGACGAGGCGCAGACGGGGCTGTGCCGCACCGGCGACTGGTACGCCTTCGAGCACGACGGCGTCGTGCCCGACATCATCACGCTCTCGAAGACACTCGGCGCGGGACTCCCGTTGGCGGCCGTGCTGACCAGCGCGGAGATCGAGCAGCGGGCGTACGACCGCGGCTTCCTGTTCTTCACCACCCACGTCAACGACCCGCTGCCCGCCGCCGTCGGCAACACCGTCCTGGACGTCCTGGTCCGCGACCGCCTCGACGAGCGGGCGCGGCAGCTCGGCGCTCGGCTGCGGGCCGATCTCGACGGCCTCGCCGCCCGGCACGAGGTCGTCGGGGACGTCCGAGGCCGAGGCCTCCTGCTGGGCATGGAGCTGGTCGGCGACGCGGTCCTGGGCGCGGGCGGCGCGGATCGGCTCGGCGCGGCCGTCACCCGCCGCTGTTTCGAGCTCGGTCTGCACATGAACATCGTGGCGCTGCCGGGAATGGGCGGCATCTTCCGGATCGCGCCCCCGTTGACGGCGAGTGACGCGGAGATCGCCCGCGGCGTCGCCGTCCTCGATCAGGCGCTCACCGACGCGGCGCGGGAGCTGTGA
- a CDS encoding LysR family transcriptional regulator, producing the protein MLNSWRLRMLSLLDTLGTVRAVAESLHLSASTVSQQLAVLEVETRCTLLERTGRRVRLTPAGLLLARRGREILDQMAEAESELRALHDEPIGTVRLGVFQSAVYPLAVPAATRLAATHPHLRLELIESEPHESGPALRAGEADVIVTTTDYSGLAWGADLEIIPLGIDTIVLVLPRGHPLAPRTTVHLAACAQETWALDRPRSYMADLTTRLCRESGFEPRVACRFSNTLMLLRHVESCRSIALLPALAVTPDHDVVTRELSTPVHRNITIVVRRGATQRAAVNAVVAALRDHPVIPALAAPSERIGREQH; encoded by the coding sequence GTGCTCAACTCGTGGCGCCTGCGGATGCTCAGCCTGCTCGACACCCTCGGCACGGTGCGCGCGGTCGCCGAGAGCCTGCACCTGAGCGCCTCGACGGTCTCCCAACAGCTGGCCGTGTTGGAGGTCGAGACCCGCTGCACGCTGCTGGAACGGACCGGCAGGCGAGTCCGGCTCACTCCGGCGGGCCTGCTGCTGGCCCGCCGAGGCCGCGAGATCCTGGACCAGATGGCCGAGGCCGAGTCCGAACTGCGCGCGCTGCACGACGAGCCGATCGGCACGGTGCGCCTCGGGGTGTTCCAGAGCGCGGTCTACCCCCTCGCGGTTCCGGCGGCGACGCGGCTGGCCGCCACCCATCCGCATCTTCGGCTGGAACTGATCGAGTCGGAGCCGCACGAGAGCGGCCCCGCCCTCCGGGCCGGGGAGGCCGACGTCATCGTCACCACCACGGACTACTCCGGCCTCGCGTGGGGCGCGGACCTGGAGATCATCCCGTTGGGAATCGACACGATCGTGCTGGTGCTGCCGCGTGGACATCCGCTCGCCCCCCGCACGACGGTGCACCTCGCGGCGTGCGCGCAGGAGACCTGGGCTCTCGACCGACCTCGGTCGTACATGGCGGACCTGACGACGCGGCTGTGCCGGGAGTCGGGGTTCGAACCCCGCGTGGCCTGCCGGTTCAGCAACACGCTGATGCTGTTGCGGCACGTCGAGTCGTGCCGCTCGATCGCGCTGCTGCCCGCTCTGGCCGTCACGCCGGACCACGACGTCGTCACCAGGGAGCTGAGCACGCCGGTCCACCGCAACATCACCATCGTGGTCCGGCGGGGCGCCACGCAGCGCGCGGCGGTGAACGCGGTCGTGGCGGCGCTGCGGGACCATCCCGTGATCCCGGCACTGGCCGCGCCGAGTGAGCGAATCGGTCGGGAGCAGCACTAG
- a CDS encoding response regulator, with product MLLREGLRSLLERFEFTVVASVGDAEALVSAVDQHSLDLVITDVRMPPGFRDEGLRAAVQLRTTRPELPIVVLSHYVETRYAEALLDFHDGRALGYLLKERVAEIEDFVASLRRVAAGGTVVDPTVIKQLVQRQRDPLDRLTQRQRDVLVLMAEGHSNARIARDLTVSEAAVGKHIGSIMAKLDLAYADVDVNRRVKAVLAFLRAG from the coding sequence GTGTTGCTCCGCGAAGGCCTGCGGAGCCTGCTGGAGCGTTTCGAGTTCACGGTCGTAGCCTCGGTTGGGGACGCGGAGGCGCTCGTCTCAGCCGTGGACCAGCACAGCCTCGATCTGGTGATCACCGACGTCAGGATGCCGCCGGGCTTCCGCGACGAGGGGCTGCGAGCGGCGGTACAGCTCCGCACCACGCGTCCTGAACTTCCCATCGTGGTGTTGAGCCACTACGTCGAGACCCGCTACGCAGAAGCGCTCCTCGATTTCCACGACGGGCGCGCCCTCGGCTATCTCCTCAAGGAACGTGTCGCAGAGATCGAGGATTTCGTGGCCTCGCTGCGTCGCGTCGCCGCAGGCGGGACCGTCGTCGACCCTACGGTGATCAAGCAGTTGGTGCAGCGGCAGCGCGACCCGCTGGACCGGCTCACCCAGCGCCAGCGTGACGTGCTGGTCCTCATGGCCGAAGGACACTCCAACGCCAGGATCGCCCGGGACCTGACCGTCAGCGAAGCCGCGGTCGGCAAGCACATCGGGAGCATCATGGCGAAGCTCGACCTCGCTTACGCGGATGTCGACGTCAACCGTCGGGTGAAAGCGGTGCTGGCGTTCCTGCGCGCCGGATAG
- a CDS encoding sensor histidine kinase, translated as MLVPLIMLSEIVVEARQGVVEIELWLVVVLPLLSLGLLAALGPLVALPVAVVERWRLRLVHPPILPGHRAPRTGPWSWLRSRYTESATWREFAYLLLLCFFITPLSYVVLSAMVVYGAALVGAPVLVAVGESFALNQWRVTHVPTALLLMPVGLVLLLASAYAAAIVAHFNAVLGRTLLGGEPAESLRAELVEVTRSRARLVDAFEAERRRIERDLHDGAQQRLVALAMQLGLARMDAPAGSAMERTLAAAHEQAKTLTSAMREIIHGIHPQLLANHGLAAALPELVERSAIPVSLSMDLAERPPSHVESSVYFAVAEALTNAAKHTQARRITVEIHREGATLVLEVTDDGQGGADPDRGTGLTGLADRIAVIGGRMLLSSPAGGPTRIRVEIPCNDTPPSELS; from the coding sequence ATGCTTGTGCCACTGATCATGCTCAGTGAAATCGTGGTCGAGGCTCGCCAGGGCGTTGTCGAAATCGAGCTGTGGCTCGTAGTCGTCCTGCCATTGCTGAGCCTGGGACTACTCGCCGCCCTCGGTCCGCTCGTGGCGCTCCCGGTGGCAGTCGTAGAACGGTGGCGTCTGCGGCTGGTCCACCCGCCCATCCTCCCTGGCCACCGTGCACCGCGCACCGGGCCGTGGTCCTGGCTGCGCAGCCGCTACACCGAGTCCGCGACCTGGCGCGAGTTCGCCTACCTGCTGCTTCTGTGCTTCTTCATCACCCCTCTCAGCTACGTCGTGCTGTCCGCCATGGTGGTGTACGGAGCAGCCTTAGTGGGTGCGCCCGTCCTCGTCGCCGTCGGCGAATCCTTCGCCCTGAACCAGTGGCGGGTTACCCACGTGCCCACTGCGCTCCTGCTGATGCCGGTCGGTCTCGTGCTCCTGCTTGCCTCGGCCTACGCGGCGGCCATCGTGGCGCACTTCAACGCCGTGCTGGGACGTACGCTGCTGGGCGGTGAGCCCGCCGAAAGCCTGCGGGCCGAGCTGGTCGAAGTGACACGTTCCCGGGCTCGGCTGGTGGACGCCTTCGAGGCGGAGCGGCGGCGCATCGAACGTGACCTGCACGATGGCGCGCAACAGCGGCTGGTCGCTTTGGCGATGCAGCTGGGTCTCGCCCGCATGGACGCCCCGGCGGGTTCCGCGATGGAGCGCACCCTCGCCGCCGCGCACGAGCAGGCCAAGACGCTCACCAGCGCCATGCGGGAGATCATCCACGGCATCCATCCGCAACTGCTCGCGAACCACGGACTGGCTGCGGCCCTCCCCGAACTCGTCGAACGATCCGCCATCCCGGTCTCCCTGTCGATGGACCTGGCAGAACGGCCACCCTCACACGTGGAGTCCAGCGTCTACTTCGCCGTCGCCGAGGCGCTGACGAATGCTGCCAAACACACCCAGGCCCGGCGGATCACGGTCGAGATCCACCGTGAGGGAGCGACGCTGGTCCTCGAAGTCACCGACGACGGTCAGGGTGGCGCGGACCCGGACCGGGGAACTGGTCTGACCGGCCTGGCCGACCGCATCGCAGTGATCGGAGGCAGAATGTTGCTGTCCAGCCCAGCTGGCGGGCCGACCCGGATTCGAGTGGAGATTCCTTGCAACGACACTCCCCCCTCCGAGTTGTCCTAG
- a CDS encoding SDR family NAD(P)-dependent oxidoreductase codes for MINPGLDGRTVLVTGGAGGIGAAISRAFAAQGARVAVHYFDGQAPPEDARWEHYSPSRADAERLATSIGGVAVGADLSAPAAASTLLDSVERLLGPLDVIVNNAAHCESPDTFAELDESGLARHYQVNAVAPTMLIAELARRSAGRAVCVVNISTDAARAFPGQIGYGSSKAALEAVTRAAALDLGPQGIRVNAVAPGPVQTGWMSEELIRDGIETIPLRRVGDPTDIADAVVFLASRQARWITGQVLQVAGGHAL; via the coding sequence GTGATCAACCCGGGCCTGGACGGCCGGACGGTCCTCGTCACCGGCGGGGCAGGCGGGATCGGCGCCGCGATCTCGCGGGCTTTCGCGGCGCAGGGCGCCCGCGTGGCGGTGCACTACTTCGACGGGCAGGCCCCGCCGGAGGACGCCCGGTGGGAGCACTACAGCCCGTCGCGGGCCGACGCGGAACGCCTCGCCACGTCGATCGGCGGCGTCGCCGTCGGCGCCGACCTGTCCGCACCCGCGGCCGCCTCGACGCTCCTCGACTCGGTCGAACGGCTGCTCGGCCCGTTGGACGTAATCGTCAACAACGCGGCTCACTGCGAGAGCCCGGACACGTTCGCGGAACTGGACGAGTCCGGACTCGCCCGGCACTACCAGGTGAACGCGGTGGCCCCGACGATGCTGATCGCGGAGCTGGCCAGGCGAAGCGCGGGCCGCGCCGTCTGCGTCGTGAACATCAGCACCGACGCCGCGCGCGCGTTCCCCGGGCAGATCGGTTACGGCTCGTCCAAAGCGGCGCTGGAGGCGGTGACCAGGGCCGCGGCGCTGGATCTCGGGCCGCAGGGCATCAGGGTCAACGCCGTCGCGCCGGGCCCGGTGCAGACCGGCTGGATGAGCGAGGAACTGATCCGCGATGGAATCGAGACGATTCCGCTGCGACGCGTCGGAGATCCGACGGACATCGCCGACGCGGTCGTCTTCCTGGCGTCGCGGCAGGCCCGCTGGATCACCGGGCAGGTGCTCCAGGTCGCGGGCGGGCACGCACTCTAG
- a CDS encoding GNAT family N-acetyltransferase, giving the protein MTTTVLTMPSEAPSYGAVRLRAFDERDVDMLRELSTDPYVPRTGSLPANAGHADAVAYIERQLARPGSGAGLPFCVAATDTDEAIGTAGLNCGPLAAGRATAGYAVAPRHRGRGLAGQALVALTRFAWSVPGLHRVELYIEPWNRASWRTAELAGYTREGLLRSHQEIGGRRVDMYLYAAIAEDGRDGGSAPSAG; this is encoded by the coding sequence ATGACCACCACCGTCCTGACGATGCCGTCCGAGGCTCCGTCGTACGGGGCCGTGCGGCTGCGTGCCTTCGACGAACGCGACGTGGACATGCTTCGCGAGCTCTCGACCGATCCGTATGTGCCGCGGACCGGGTCCCTGCCCGCGAACGCCGGGCACGCGGACGCCGTGGCCTACATCGAACGGCAGCTCGCCCGGCCGGGCAGCGGCGCGGGGCTGCCGTTCTGCGTGGCCGCGACGGACACCGACGAGGCGATCGGCACCGCCGGACTGAACTGCGGCCCGCTCGCCGCCGGTCGGGCGACGGCGGGTTACGCCGTCGCACCGCGACATCGGGGGCGCGGACTGGCGGGGCAGGCGCTCGTCGCGCTGACCCGCTTCGCCTGGTCGGTCCCCGGGCTGCACCGCGTCGAGCTCTACATCGAGCCGTGGAACCGCGCGTCCTGGCGCACGGCGGAACTCGCCGGCTACACCCGCGAGGGGCTGCTGCGCAGTCACCAGGAGATCGGCGGGCGGCGGGTCGACATGTACCTGTACGCCGCGATCGCCGAGGACGGCAGGGACGGCGGTTCCGCGCCGAGCGCGGGCTGA
- a CDS encoding type VII secretion system-associated protein: MTVTDHPPQDADQGRQNWVMLPSRDWRHREGETPPPEAIVGAWPLDATGGVGLFEPNPGYRPAGPQVPTDPADAAIRLALGGDVEASGQIVGLLWAAVLETPVSEDGRPLVTSSPDHVPCVVVATAAVNRARIEAPSWRRVSAAELADLLPEATDLLINPGGPAAMRLLAEVFREGPPRDAPPAGPDIADRLGL, translated from the coding sequence GTGACGGTGACCGATCACCCGCCGCAGGACGCGGACCAGGGTCGACAGAACTGGGTGATGCTGCCCTCGCGGGACTGGCGTCACCGCGAGGGCGAGACGCCGCCGCCCGAGGCGATCGTGGGCGCCTGGCCGCTCGACGCGACGGGCGGCGTCGGGCTGTTCGAACCGAATCCCGGGTATCGGCCGGCCGGACCGCAGGTGCCGACCGACCCGGCCGACGCGGCGATCCGGCTGGCGTTGGGCGGGGACGTGGAGGCGAGCGGGCAGATCGTCGGGCTGTTGTGGGCCGCCGTGCTGGAGACGCCGGTGTCCGAGGACGGCCGTCCGTTGGTGACGTCCTCGCCGGATCACGTCCCCTGTGTGGTGGTCGCCACCGCCGCGGTGAACCGGGCTCGGATCGAGGCGCCGTCGTGGCGGCGGGTGTCGGCGGCGGAGCTGGCCGATCTGCTGCCCGAGGCGACGGATCTGCTGATCAACCCGGGTGGTCCTGCGGCCATGCGTCTGCTCGCGGAGGTCTTCCGAGAGGGCCCGCCGCGAGACGCGCCCCCCGCCGGGCCCGACATCGCCGATCGACTCGGCCTGTGA
- a CDS encoding WXG100 family type VII secretion target: protein MSNPLVADVVDSTTSTSGLSLVESVNSTNEAIASGDWLEAGLGTADLVMTALDPFAAIFANGVGWLIEHVGPLSDALDSLAGSPDEIRSHAETWTNVATEVSEVSTELSSLVGADISSWTGAASDAYRDRATDTANLILAAGNAAHGAAEGIQLAGEVVSAVRDAVRDIIADVVGSIISWALQVVFTLGIGLIWVVPKVVAKIAQTAAKIAQLIQKLVSSMSRLSPLLKKLGDDFGAATQGLKAIKPGDSHTSRALDAPPAVAPSGARGGGDLPPPVRADVDSPGSSGGSSGTRGLPDGGASRSPGDSGPAVGPSGSRGLPDGGASRSPGNAGPALNPSHFQGAPLSGTGGNMPGVGGPPSAPTPPNPPAVPNVPGVHVGPNGPQKRVFPANSVASVPLTDSQGNTVGVGFPSKPQDQGVWQPWAQGQPHWNQAYFQRDPSTGALQAAPAPWGGGVHSTSPFAAMAHSNGNQFTVTAPTGPSGQMETVFLSPEGYRQVMASNQTYQAAMSGNDRPLLLASCDAASGSGAQRFANDLRQSGDQRPVYAPTGEARPGRGANNNVSGLSVDNHGTTPGTFTRY from the coding sequence ATGAGTAATCCCCTAGTGGCTGATGTGGTGGACTCGACGACGTCGACCTCGGGGTTGTCGCTGGTCGAGTCGGTGAACTCGACGAACGAGGCGATCGCCTCCGGCGACTGGCTGGAGGCGGGCCTCGGCACGGCCGATCTGGTGATGACGGCGTTGGACCCCTTCGCCGCGATCTTCGCCAACGGCGTCGGCTGGCTCATCGAGCATGTCGGGCCGCTGTCCGACGCGTTGGACTCGCTGGCGGGCAGCCCCGACGAGATCCGATCCCACGCCGAGACCTGGACCAACGTCGCCACCGAGGTCTCCGAGGTCTCCACCGAACTGAGCAGCCTGGTCGGCGCCGACATCTCCTCCTGGACGGGTGCCGCCTCCGACGCCTACCGGGACCGGGCGACCGACACCGCGAACCTGATCCTCGCCGCGGGCAACGCCGCGCACGGGGCCGCCGAGGGCATCCAGCTCGCGGGCGAGGTCGTCTCGGCCGTGCGCGACGCCGTCCGGGACATCATCGCCGACGTCGTCGGCTCCATCATCTCCTGGGCACTTCAGGTCGTCTTCACCCTCGGCATCGGGCTGATCTGGGTCGTCCCCAAGGTCGTCGCGAAGATCGCGCAGACCGCCGCCAAGATCGCCCAGCTCATCCAGAAGCTCGTCTCCTCCATGTCCCGGCTGTCGCCGCTGCTCAAGAAGCTCGGCGACGACTTCGGCGCCGCTACCCAGGGCCTCAAGGCCATCAAGCCCGGAGACAGCCACACCTCCCGGGCACTCGACGCCCCGCCCGCCGTCGCACCCAGCGGAGCCCGAGGCGGCGGCGACCTGCCGCCGCCCGTCCGGGCCGACGTCGACTCCCCAGGCTCGTCGGGCGGTTCGTCAGGCACCCGCGGGCTGCCTGACGGCGGTGCGTCGCGCTCGCCGGGGGACAGCGGGCCCGCGGTCGGTCCGTCGGGCAGCCGCGGCCTTCCCGACGGCGGTGCGTCGCGCTCGCCGGGGAACGCAGGCCCCGCCCTCAACCCGTCCCATTTCCAGGGCGCGCCCCTGTCCGGCACCGGCGGGAACATGCCGGGAGTCGGCGGTCCGCCCAGCGCACCCACTCCTCCGAACCCTCCTGCCGTCCCGAACGTCCCCGGCGTGCACGTGGGACCTAACGGGCCGCAGAAGCGGGTGTTCCCCGCCAACAGCGTGGCCTCCGTCCCGCTGACCGACTCACAGGGCAACACGGTGGGCGTCGGATTCCCCAGCAAACCGCAGGACCAGGGGGTGTGGCAGCCATGGGCGCAGGGACAGCCGCACTGGAACCAGGCGTATTTCCAACGTGACCCGTCGACCGGGGCGTTGCAGGCCGCACCGGCTCCGTGGGGCGGCGGTGTGCACAGCACCTCCCCGTTCGCCGCGATGGCTCACTCGAACGGGAATCAGTTCACCGTCACGGCCCCGACCGGGCCGAGCGGCCAGATGGAGACCGTCTTTCTGTCCCCAGAGGGTTACCGCCAGGTCATGGCCAGTAATCAGACCTATCAGGCCGCGATGTCGGGAAACGACCGTCCACTCCTGCTCGCCTCCTGCGATGCGGCCTCGGGCAGTGGGGCGCAGCGGTTCGCCAACGACCTACGCCAGAGTGGCGACCAACGTCCCGTCTACGCACCCACCGGAGAGGCGCGGCCCGGCAGGGGTGCCAACAACAATGTGAGTGGTCTCTCGGTGGACAACCACGGTACGACGCCCGGCACCTTCACGCGCTACTAG